In the Candidatus Methylomirabilis sp. genome, one interval contains:
- a CDS encoding beta-ketoacyl-ACP synthase III, which yields MLMSRIIGTGSCAPARVLTNHDLERMVDTSDEWIRTRTGIAERRVCGPGEDSATLAEGAAVQALAMAAVDPMDLDILMVATITPAVPMPATACLLQDALNARRAAAFDIGAGCTGFLYGLAVADGLIRNGSARTILLVGAESLSKIVNWKDRNTCVLFGDGAGAAVLQAQEGGAGIRSTHLYSDGRQWSLLVAPGGGSRFPQSDQVLREGLQFIQMRNGNEVFRLAVRAMEDACMTALKANALEPSDIDLIVPHQANLRIIRALASRLGFPEEKLVLNIDRYGNTSAASIPLALDEAVRSGRVRPGMTLLLAAFGAGLTWGSAVVTW from the coding sequence ATGCTCATGAGTCGCATCATCGGCACCGGGTCGTGCGCACCGGCCAGGGTGCTGACGAACCACGACCTGGAACGGATGGTGGACACCAGTGACGAGTGGATCCGGACCCGGACCGGGATCGCGGAGCGCCGCGTCTGCGGCCCGGGAGAGGACTCGGCAACCCTGGCGGAGGGCGCGGCAGTGCAGGCGCTCGCCATGGCCGCGGTGGATCCGATGGACCTGGACATCCTCATGGTTGCCACCATCACCCCGGCGGTTCCCATGCCGGCCACCGCCTGCCTCCTGCAGGACGCCCTGAATGCCCGGCGGGCCGCCGCCTTCGACATCGGGGCCGGCTGCACCGGATTCCTCTACGGGCTCGCCGTGGCGGACGGCCTCATCCGGAACGGCAGCGCCCGGACGATCCTGCTGGTGGGGGCCGAGAGCCTGAGCAAAATCGTGAACTGGAAAGACCGGAACACCTGTGTCCTCTTCGGGGACGGGGCGGGCGCCGCCGTCCTGCAGGCGCAGGAGGGAGGGGCGGGGATCCGCTCCACCCACCTCTACTCGGATGGGCGGCAGTGGTCCCTCCTCGTCGCCCCGGGGGGAGGGTCTCGGTTCCCCCAGAGCGACCAGGTGCTTCGCGAGGGGCTCCAGTTCATCCAGATGCGGAATGGCAACGAGGTGTTCCGGTTGGCGGTGCGGGCGATGGAGGACGCCTGCATGACCGCGCTGAAGGCGAACGCGCTCGAGCCGTCGGACATCGACCTCATCGTCCCCCACCAGGCCAACCTCCGCATCATCCGGGCCCTGGCGAGCCGGCTCGGCTTCCCGGAGGAGAAGCTCGTCCTCAACATCGATCGGTACGGGAACACCTCCGCCGCCTCCATCCCCCTCGCCCTGGACGAAGCCGTCCGGTCCGGGCGGGTGCGGCCGGGGATGACGCTGCTGCTGGCAGCCT